From Leptospira venezuelensis, a single genomic window includes:
- a CDS encoding OmpA/MotB family protein → MKPFLFRLTPVLLFLFSLPIFSDAFYFPWEYNKLYNENATLRIELDSLRLRYRNETENAKKEKLSLDARIQNLEEQLSGEKSFREKDRELSAELIRALENQIALLKTKSGNKEKELIEENERQSKKYQDLISELKSELEKERFNCIRKMDELKREYESKIAGLEARIKELEDNLSKLKNLNEDQKRELNRLAEQANELESKLSGEIAKGQIRVKRFHNRLVINIDDQISFDSGSADLKKQIFPALDKIKEILVKYPGNLIIVEGHTDNIPIRTKKFNDNWQLSTERALSVVRFLLESKNLDARNFSVAGYGEHQPIVSNDTPENRSLNRRVDIVLEPQSGKSH, encoded by the coding sequence ATGAAACCATTTCTTTTTCGACTTACTCCCGTTCTTCTATTCCTATTTTCTTTGCCGATATTTTCGGACGCATTTTATTTCCCTTGGGAATACAATAAACTCTATAATGAGAACGCAACTCTCAGAATTGAGTTAGATTCTCTAAGACTTCGGTATAGAAACGAGACTGAAAACGCTAAAAAAGAAAAACTTAGTTTGGATGCCAGGATCCAAAATCTGGAAGAACAGCTCTCAGGCGAAAAATCCTTTAGAGAGAAGGACAGAGAACTTTCTGCAGAACTGATCAGGGCCCTAGAAAACCAGATCGCACTACTAAAAACCAAAAGCGGAAATAAAGAAAAAGAACTCATCGAAGAGAACGAAAGGCAATCCAAAAAATATCAGGATTTGATCTCTGAATTAAAATCAGAACTTGAAAAAGAAAGATTTAATTGCATCCGCAAAATGGACGAACTCAAAAGAGAATATGAGTCCAAAATTGCAGGACTGGAAGCAAGGATCAAAGAATTAGAAGATAATCTTTCTAAACTCAAAAATCTGAATGAAGATCAAAAAAGAGAACTGAATCGTTTAGCGGAACAAGCAAACGAGTTAGAATCTAAACTTTCAGGTGAGATTGCTAAGGGACAGATACGAGTAAAACGTTTTCATAATAGATTAGTCATTAATATAGACGACCAAATCTCTTTTGACTCAGGTTCAGCAGATTTGAAAAAGCAGATTTTTCCTGCATTAGACAAAATCAAAGAGATTTTGGTAAAATATCCAGGTAACCTCATTATTGTAGAAGGTCATACGGATAATATCCCTATACGAACCAAAAAGTTTAATGATAACTGGCAGCTGTCTACTGAAAGAGCTCTTTCCGTAGTTCGATTTTTATTAGAGAGTAAAAATCTCGATGCAAGAAATTTCTCTGTAGCTGGCTACGGGGAACACCAACCTATCGTTTCAAACGATACTCCAGAAAATCGTTCTTTGAATAGAAGAGTGGATATAGTTTTAGAACCGCAAAGCGGTAAGAGTCACTAA
- a CDS encoding cation diffusion facilitator family transporter, producing MEKDSHTSSNIEPFARQAILRPKRKDALRSLVFAFFLSILIFSWEIFGSAQSKSLALLADAGHVISDSFAFLLSIFAVLVSDKKPNAKMNFGFFRVEVFAAFLNSILISGISIFIIYEAVQRFRHQEEIIIESMLVFSLGTIGLNLISVWLLKRISADNINLRTAYLHVLNDLFGTIAVLVGAILIRIFAWTWIDPLLSLILSLFILRAAAVILKESLMILLESSPTFDEWDHLKKDLLQIKGVDSLLSTHTWTLTKGIHACAFRVQITNGSDHKKILKEAYELLRGEWKFEQIYLQLEDPTTTHAIDGIIAKTLHDIDSEEWGHHHHTHDHPAHHH from the coding sequence TTGGAAAAAGATTCTCACACATCATCTAATATAGAACCTTTCGCAAGACAGGCAATCCTTCGTCCGAAAAGAAAAGATGCATTACGTAGCCTAGTTTTTGCATTCTTTCTTTCTATCTTAATCTTTTCTTGGGAAATATTCGGATCCGCTCAGAGTAAAAGTTTAGCACTTCTCGCAGATGCTGGACACGTAATTTCAGACTCGTTTGCATTTTTGCTAAGTATATTTGCAGTTTTAGTCTCTGACAAAAAGCCGAATGCAAAAATGAATTTCGGATTCTTTAGGGTAGAAGTTTTTGCAGCATTTCTAAATTCGATTCTAATCTCAGGAATTTCAATTTTTATCATATACGAAGCAGTTCAAAGATTCCGTCACCAGGAAGAAATAATAATTGAATCCATGTTGGTTTTCAGCTTAGGGACAATCGGTCTAAATCTGATCTCTGTTTGGCTTTTGAAAAGAATTTCCGCGGATAATATCAATCTGAGAACTGCTTATCTTCATGTTCTAAATGATCTATTCGGAACAATCGCTGTTTTAGTCGGAGCAATTCTGATTAGAATATTCGCTTGGACCTGGATCGATCCGTTGCTCAGTTTGATTCTTTCACTTTTTATCTTAAGAGCTGCAGCTGTAATCTTAAAAGAAAGCCTTATGATCCTTCTTGAATCTTCTCCTACGTTTGATGAATGGGACCATTTAAAAAAAGATCTATTACAAATTAAAGGAGTTGATTCACTCTTATCTACACATACTTGGACTTTGACCAAAGGGATCCATGCTTGTGCGTTTAGAGTTCAGATCACGAATGGCTCTGATCATAAAAAAATCTTAAAAGAAGCATATGAACTCTTAAGGGGAGAATGGAAATTCGAACAGATCTATCTACAATTAGAAGATCCTACTACCACTCATGCCATCGACGGCATTATCGCTAAGACTCTACATGATATTGATTCTGAAGAATGGGGACATCATCACCATACTCACGATCATCCTGCGCATCATCACTAA
- a CDS encoding acyl-CoA dehydrogenase family protein: MKELRDKLSSFPPGEFRSVYKSSLPDIAKAGLLNPLKDGGFRAFHEKLILIPSFPHGIGVGVGLMAQTNVAGKILKLVIGSEEGASIKKEAKSLTLELQDRLVNGLGILGLGVSEPGWMGKLTNLKSTAKILPSGEIELNFHKGFVTNGADAEGYLVVAKEEELNRFGVFFVPRDFPGLKIEEVYLDVAREATHCKITGENFRLPSHYHFIEDYTKLGADIHLSEMLSAAVLFCGAIRKIVSDLSQGSESRERFSVLGKLWDLSGLLYGKCLEISDKKDRDLNYKIEEDHPYGYEAILDECISILESIPNFDYKKEYPDLGLFCTIHPARSPVYIKNRLKQSKSWRKFGNL; the protein is encoded by the coding sequence ATGAAAGAATTAAGAGATAAACTTTCTTCCTTTCCTCCGGGAGAATTTAGATCCGTTTATAAATCCTCTTTGCCTGATATCGCAAAAGCAGGATTGCTGAACCCCTTAAAAGATGGCGGATTTAGAGCATTTCATGAAAAATTAATATTAATTCCTTCCTTTCCCCATGGGATAGGTGTGGGAGTTGGGTTGATGGCCCAAACAAATGTGGCCGGAAAAATCCTGAAATTAGTAATTGGTTCCGAAGAAGGAGCTTCTATCAAAAAAGAAGCCAAAAGTTTAACATTAGAACTCCAGGACCGATTGGTAAATGGCCTTGGGATTTTGGGACTCGGAGTAAGCGAGCCAGGTTGGATGGGAAAACTTACAAATTTAAAATCTACTGCTAAAATACTTCCAAGTGGAGAAATTGAATTAAATTTCCATAAAGGATTCGTGACCAACGGAGCAGATGCTGAAGGGTATTTAGTCGTAGCCAAAGAAGAAGAGTTAAATCGTTTCGGAGTATTCTTTGTCCCAAGAGATTTCCCTGGTTTAAAAATTGAGGAAGTATATCTGGATGTTGCAAGAGAAGCTACTCATTGCAAGATTACCGGAGAAAATTTCAGATTACCTTCTCATTATCATTTTATAGAAGATTATACTAAATTAGGTGCGGATATACATCTTTCTGAAATGTTGTCTGCGGCTGTTTTATTCTGCGGAGCAATTCGTAAGATTGTATCTGACCTGAGCCAGGGAAGTGAGTCCAGAGAAAGATTTTCCGTTTTGGGAAAACTATGGGACCTAAGTGGACTTCTATACGGAAAATGTTTAGAGATTTCGGACAAAAAAGATAGAGATCTGAATTATAAAATAGAAGAGGATCATCCTTACGGATACGAAGCGATCTTAGATGAATGTATCTCTATTTTAGAATCCATTCCGAACTTTGATTATAAAAAAGAATATCCTGATCTAGGATTATTCTGCACAATCCATCCAGCCAGAAGTCCTGTATATATCAAGAATAGACTGAAACAGTCTAAAAGCTGGAGAAAATTCGGAAATCTTTAG
- the uvrA gene encoding excinuclease ABC subunit UvrA, translating to MDHIRIRGAREHNLKNINVDIPRDKLVVITGLSGSGKSSLAFDTIYAEGQRRYVESLSAYARQFLGQMEKPDLDLIEGLSPAISIEQKTTHRNPRSTVGTVTEIYDYLRLLYARVGKPHCPICGTPIQSLSIDQITERILNFPEGTKIQILAPIVSGKKGEHKDVLEKIRKDGFNRIRLNGEIKTLDEEIVLKKSFKATIEIVVDRLVIKDGIRSRLTDSVETALKQSEGILLLDDGKKDHTFSQKLSCPNHPEESLPELSPRLFSFNSPFGACVTCDGLGSLLEFDEDLLITDAELSLVEGCIEAWAGAKSNSYWFLTTVHSLAKKLKFDYNIPWKDLPKKVRDTILYGDKNLKIDYDFRNEKSHYEFSREFEGVIPNLKRRYKEGSEARRQQLEGYMTNHHCPACEGKRLKPVSLHVEVNGLTIDKFSAFSVEKGLDFVKSMKPKGSEEVIARPILKEIQQRLTFLNDVGVGYLSLERAAGTLSGGEAQRIRLATQIGSRLQGVLYILDEPSIGLHQRDNTKLVNTLKELRDLGNTVLVVEHDQETMEEADWLIDMGPGAGVHGGTIVCSGTPAEVSKDKNSLTGKFLSGKEFIPVPKTVRPGNGKKLKIVNAKENNLKNVSVEIPLGKLIVVTGVSGSGKSTLINDILYNAAAHKVMKMRTVWGKHEKITGLEEIDKIINIDQSPIGRTPRSNPATYTGLFTVVRDMFAGLEESKLRGYSPGRFSFNVSGGRCETCEGDGILKIEMHFLPDVYVTCDVCKGKRYNQETLEVRYKGKNIYEILEMTVEDSVSFFENIPALKRKLETLGEVGLGYIKLGQPATTFSGGEAQRIKLATELSKRPTGKTLYILDEPTTGLHFEDVRHLMTVLHTLVDRGNSMIVIEHNLDVIKQADWIIDLGPEGGDGGGKIIAEGTPTEIAKVKESFTGQYLKKVLGNPGKKAG from the coding sequence TTGGATCATATCCGCATCCGAGGAGCTCGGGAGCATAATCTTAAAAATATCAATGTAGATATTCCACGGGACAAACTTGTGGTGATCACTGGCCTTTCAGGTTCAGGTAAATCTTCTCTCGCTTTCGATACGATCTATGCAGAAGGACAGAGGAGATATGTAGAAAGTCTCTCTGCTTACGCTAGACAATTTTTAGGCCAGATGGAAAAACCTGATCTGGATCTGATCGAAGGACTTTCTCCTGCAATTTCGATAGAACAAAAAACTACACACCGTAACCCTAGATCTACTGTAGGAACTGTGACAGAGATTTATGACTACTTGCGTCTTCTTTACGCAAGAGTTGGAAAACCTCATTGTCCAATTTGTGGAACTCCAATCCAATCTCTTTCCATTGATCAAATTACAGAGAGGATCTTAAATTTTCCAGAAGGAACTAAGATACAAATTTTAGCTCCGATTGTCTCCGGGAAGAAGGGAGAGCATAAAGATGTTTTAGAGAAGATCCGTAAGGATGGTTTCAATAGAATTCGTCTGAATGGTGAGATCAAAACTCTTGATGAAGAGATTGTTCTTAAAAAAAGTTTTAAAGCAACAATTGAGATAGTTGTGGATCGTCTTGTAATCAAGGACGGGATCCGTTCTCGTTTGACAGACTCAGTTGAAACTGCTCTGAAACAATCAGAAGGAATTCTTCTACTCGATGATGGGAAGAAGGACCATACATTCTCTCAAAAACTTTCCTGTCCAAATCACCCGGAAGAATCTTTACCTGAACTTTCCCCCAGATTATTTTCATTTAACTCTCCTTTTGGTGCCTGCGTGACTTGCGACGGCCTTGGAAGTCTTTTAGAATTCGATGAGGATCTATTAATTACGGATGCAGAACTTTCTCTGGTGGAAGGTTGTATAGAAGCATGGGCAGGAGCTAAGAGTAATAGTTATTGGTTTTTGACAACAGTTCACTCTTTGGCGAAAAAATTAAAATTCGATTATAATATTCCTTGGAAGGATCTTCCTAAAAAAGTTCGAGATACGATCCTTTACGGAGATAAAAATCTCAAAATTGATTACGATTTTAGAAATGAAAAATCTCACTATGAATTCAGTCGAGAATTCGAAGGTGTGATCCCTAATCTAAAAAGAAGATACAAAGAAGGTTCGGAAGCAAGACGCCAGCAGTTAGAAGGATATATGACAAATCATCATTGTCCCGCCTGCGAAGGAAAACGTCTGAAACCTGTCAGCCTACATGTAGAAGTAAATGGTCTGACAATAGATAAATTCTCCGCTTTTAGTGTAGAGAAAGGCTTGGACTTTGTAAAATCCATGAAGCCTAAAGGCAGTGAAGAAGTAATCGCAAGGCCAATCTTGAAAGAAATCCAACAAAGACTTACATTCTTGAATGATGTGGGAGTAGGTTACTTAAGTTTGGAACGTGCTGCTGGAACACTTTCCGGCGGAGAAGCCCAAAGGATCAGGCTTGCTACTCAAATTGGATCGCGACTCCAAGGTGTATTATATATTTTAGATGAACCTTCTATTGGACTTCACCAAAGAGATAATACTAAATTAGTAAATACTCTCAAAGAACTAAGAGATCTTGGAAACACTGTTTTGGTAGTTGAACATGACCAAGAAACCATGGAAGAAGCTGACTGGCTCATCGATATGGGACCGGGAGCAGGCGTTCATGGTGGCACAATTGTTTGTTCTGGAACTCCAGCAGAAGTTTCCAAAGACAAAAACTCTCTTACAGGTAAATTTCTATCAGGTAAAGAATTTATCCCAGTTCCTAAAACTGTCCGACCAGGTAACGGTAAAAAACTAAAGATAGTAAACGCGAAAGAAAATAATCTTAAAAACGTAAGTGTGGAAATCCCTCTTGGGAAACTCATCGTAGTGACTGGTGTTTCAGGTTCCGGTAAGTCCACTCTGATCAATGATATTTTATATAATGCAGCGGCTCATAAAGTAATGAAAATGAGGACCGTTTGGGGAAAACACGAGAAGATTACAGGTCTGGAAGAAATAGATAAGATTATCAATATAGACCAATCTCCGATCGGTAGAACTCCTAGGTCCAATCCTGCAACTTATACAGGATTATTCACTGTAGTTCGCGATATGTTTGCGGGGTTAGAAGAATCCAAACTCAGAGGATATTCTCCTGGAAGATTCAGTTTTAACGTAAGCGGGGGAAGATGTGAAACCTGCGAAGGCGATGGTATCCTAAAAATTGAGATGCACTTCTTGCCGGACGTATATGTAACCTGTGATGTATGTAAAGGAAAACGTTATAACCAAGAAACATTAGAAGTTCGTTATAAAGGTAAAAATATCTACGAGATCTTGGAAATGACTGTCGAAGACTCTGTTTCATTCTTTGAAAATATTCCTGCACTAAAAAGAAAATTGGAAACCTTAGGAGAAGTTGGTCTTGGTTATATCAAATTAGGGCAGCCTGCGACTACATTCTCTGGTGGAGAAGCACAAAGGATCAAACTGGCAACTGAATTATCCAAAAGACCGACAGGAAAAACATTATATATCCTGGATGAACCTACCACCGGACTTCATTTCGAGGATGTTCGACATTTAATGACTGTTTTACATACACTTGTAGATCGTGGAAATTCGATGATAGTTATTGAGCATAATCTGGACGTGATCAAACAAGCAGATTGGATCATTGACCTAGGGCCTGAAGGAGGAGACGGAGGCGGAAAAATTATCGCTGAAGGAACTCCAACAGAGATTGCAAAGGTCAAAGAGTCTTTCACAGGTCAATATCTGAAAAAAGTATTAGGAAATCCAGGGAAGAAGGCGGGTTAA
- a CDS encoding S49 family peptidase: protein MFRIIFSLVFLPIRILFQGFRILSWSIRKGDHFYLEIPSSFSFDKKSFFVKLLVSKEEAPFLVDFLLGLKALTKVPGLKKVSFHISNPEYGFGEVWNICEAIQVLNEKGIETSGFCLGGGTKALLLLSQCKYRYSSSASEFFPILPSAEPYFFGAAAKKFGVGVETYASGAFKSFGETFQRTSFSAPARKNLEALLTDYKDLLTKGFKKSSNLDLKILEEPIISSEKLKKIGFITEFVEEDEFEENYLFENYKKEKETDKPKYKKLSTKGFRLYHKKSNFSIISKSVPIVVVLPVQGNILPDLGREEDFRSRQVSFRYYQEIFKDLKEDPKVAAVILEMNSPGGSALVSELLYREIKKLAEKKPVITYVLNVAASGGYYLSCATQKIHGTPYSIVGSIGAVMMRFELKKLYDKFGVQKERIGFYPHRDILSEYGKLSPKSEQFLKKEVLRSRDLFYKRVIESRKTSFQELEKNYGEGRIFSGETFRKSGFLDSCDSFLDTLQNLKQELKSKKIDVRYLPGTYSWKDLVQDLKPGMQFGKFSFLSKLNAEKKANPMEVLHLSEIAQELSNL from the coding sequence ATGTTTAGAATTATATTCTCTCTTGTATTTTTACCGATCCGGATTTTGTTCCAAGGATTTAGGATTTTGTCCTGGAGCATCCGCAAGGGAGATCATTTCTATTTAGAAATTCCTTCTTCATTCTCCTTTGATAAAAAATCTTTCTTTGTCAAATTACTCGTCTCAAAAGAAGAAGCTCCCTTCTTGGTAGATTTTTTATTAGGCTTGAAGGCTTTGACTAAGGTCCCAGGTTTGAAAAAAGTTTCTTTCCATATTTCCAATCCAGAGTATGGATTTGGAGAAGTTTGGAATATCTGCGAAGCAATCCAGGTCCTGAATGAAAAAGGAATTGAGACTTCCGGATTTTGTTTAGGCGGAGGAACTAAAGCATTACTATTACTCTCCCAATGTAAATACAGATATTCCTCTTCAGCTTCAGAATTTTTCCCTATACTTCCCTCCGCTGAACCATATTTTTTCGGAGCTGCAGCAAAAAAATTCGGTGTTGGTGTAGAAACTTATGCAAGCGGTGCATTTAAATCATTCGGTGAGACATTCCAAAGAACATCCTTCTCCGCCCCTGCTCGTAAAAATTTAGAAGCATTGCTAACAGATTATAAAGATCTACTTACAAAGGGATTTAAAAAATCGTCCAATTTGGATCTGAAAATTTTAGAAGAACCAATTATCAGTTCTGAAAAACTCAAGAAGATCGGATTTATCACTGAGTTTGTAGAAGAAGATGAATTCGAAGAAAACTATTTATTCGAAAATTATAAAAAAGAGAAAGAAACGGACAAACCGAAATACAAAAAGTTAAGCACTAAAGGTTTCAGATTATATCATAAAAAATCCAATTTTTCAATTATCTCCAAATCAGTTCCGATCGTTGTTGTTCTTCCCGTCCAGGGAAACATCCTACCTGATTTAGGAAGAGAAGAAGATTTCAGATCAAGACAAGTTTCTTTCAGATACTACCAAGAAATTTTTAAGGACTTAAAAGAAGATCCTAAGGTCGCAGCAGTTATTTTAGAAATGAACTCTCCCGGGGGAAGCGCACTGGTTTCTGAACTTCTCTATAGAGAGATCAAAAAACTCGCAGAGAAAAAACCGGTCATCACATACGTATTGAATGTGGCAGCTTCCGGTGGTTATTACCTTTCTTGTGCTACTCAAAAAATTCATGGAACACCCTATTCAATCGTTGGCTCCATAGGCGCTGTTATGATGAGATTCGAATTGAAAAAACTCTACGATAAATTTGGAGTCCAAAAGGAAAGGATCGGATTTTACCCACACAGGGATATTCTATCAGAATATGGAAAACTTTCTCCTAAGTCGGAACAGTTTCTAAAAAAAGAAGTCTTAAGATCCAGAGATTTATTCTATAAGAGAGTGATTGAATCCAGAAAGACTAGTTTCCAAGAATTAGAAAAGAATTATGGAGAAGGTCGTATCTTCTCCGGAGAGACCTTCCGTAAATCTGGGTTCTTGGATTCCTGCGATTCTTTTTTAGATACATTACAAAATCTGAAACAAGAACTTAAATCCAAAAAGATAGACGTGCGATATCTTCCAGGAACTTACAGTTGGAAAGACTTAGTCCAAGACTTAAAACCAGGCATGCAATTCGGGAAATTTTCTTTCTTATCTAAATTGAATGCAGAGAAGAAGGCAAATCCTATGGAAGTGCTACATCTGTCCGAGATCGCTCAAGAGCTTTCGAACCTATAA
- a CDS encoding L-threonylcarbamoyladenylate synthase has translation MSKNKATIITEDPSLAAKVLKEGGIVLFPTETVYGLGADSRNISACLEIYKIKNRPADNPLIVHLGNPALIPDIGEVPEFAKILIRHCMPGPLSLVLKKVDKSVFSTGLTTIAVRVPSHPKALEMLSYFGGPVSAPSANLSGQPSITRLDDAISEFDGLVDLILKGDEPEIGLESTVVDFSISPPKLLRPGYFSWAELQKYVPDLEDYYQLKEGETPSSPGQKYRHYSPNAKVYFTESQTPDRESAAIGIGLTRGWKFALDLRNNSEYMKNLYSFFRDCDRLRISKIYCFPPADTSGREALLNRILKAQEH, from the coding sequence TTGTCAAAAAATAAAGCTACAATCATCACAGAAGATCCTTCTCTCGCAGCAAAAGTTCTGAAAGAGGGAGGGATCGTTCTATTTCCTACCGAGACGGTATATGGTCTTGGTGCGGATTCCAGAAATATCTCCGCTTGTTTAGAAATTTATAAAATTAAAAATCGTCCTGCGGATAATCCTCTCATTGTTCATCTTGGGAATCCTGCTCTCATTCCGGATATCGGAGAAGTTCCAGAATTCGCGAAAATTTTAATTAGGCACTGTATGCCTGGACCGTTAAGCTTGGTCTTAAAGAAGGTAGATAAATCAGTTTTTTCTACAGGACTTACTACGATTGCTGTAAGAGTTCCTTCTCATCCCAAAGCTTTAGAAATGCTTTCCTACTTTGGAGGACCTGTTTCTGCTCCTTCTGCAAATCTTTCAGGACAACCATCTATTACAAGATTGGATGATGCGATCTCTGAATTTGATGGTTTGGTGGATTTGATTTTAAAAGGTGATGAACCTGAGATAGGTTTAGAATCTACAGTTGTGGACTTCTCCATTTCTCCTCCTAAACTTCTTCGTCCTGGATATTTTAGTTGGGCAGAATTGCAAAAATATGTTCCGGATTTGGAAGATTATTACCAGCTGAAAGAAGGAGAAACTCCTTCTAGCCCAGGACAGAAATATAGACATTATTCCCCAAATGCGAAAGTTTATTTCACAGAAAGCCAAACTCCAGATAGAGAATCAGCTGCTATAGGCATAGGTCTAACCAGAGGTTGGAAATTTGCTTTGGATCTTCGAAACAACTCTGAGTATATGAAAAATTTATACTCTTTCTTTAGGGACTGCGATCGTTTGAGGATTTCTAAAATTTACTGTTTTCCACCAGCAGACACTTCCGGCAGAGAAGCACTCTTGAACCGGATCTTAAAGGCCCAAGAACATTAA
- a CDS encoding glycosyl hydrolase family 18 protein, whose product MNPNDEPYTPEDLIRPVPYQAKKQPLWQTSLVSLTWLLLSGISFYLGLQALKAGPKTASVQTETEQVAFQNTALKSDLAPTEGAWESWKKWWNSNTTSSESDGTTGTVSSSLPEIEDDPAFRASTWFSDYEAMKRTVHLYNEIHPFIYGFKGRETNNGDLYSLWGSAQKHARVAELKSLNPKVKIIPTIFRWENKNEKIAENIGLNGRNDIRDKHIQNILYEVDTYGFDGIDIDYEGMSCEKKEKFEEFIVLLSKEIHKRGKLLSVAVHPKTAAKKSSLKACKGLKEKINMDFAENWRGPMTHDYAFLAKHADRVKVMAYELHPRKYRNPGPGPQAPNVWIRNIITYAKERVPAKKLYMAIPTYGYDWALNCNAKIKSVYWSDALKRQQLGVTKQPTNISQVLADNKNSGSWTNLSKFSWVHEGKTYEDPSIWYKSEGCDRVAFFMNRKAFEEKMTLLRSYDIGGFSFWQLLKDNDPGINDYLELLVTNKLPPVPKAKEPVVPTPDVKQAPPEEGQEEAKNNEDLVKK is encoded by the coding sequence ATGAATCCAAACGATGAACCTTACACCCCAGAGGACTTGATCCGCCCAGTCCCATACCAAGCAAAAAAGCAGCCTCTATGGCAAACAAGCCTAGTGAGTCTGACCTGGTTATTGCTTTCCGGAATTTCTTTTTATTTAGGACTCCAGGCCTTGAAAGCGGGTCCTAAAACTGCTTCTGTCCAAACTGAAACAGAGCAGGTAGCATTCCAAAATACTGCTCTCAAATCAGACCTTGCTCCGACAGAGGGAGCCTGGGAATCTTGGAAGAAATGGTGGAATTCCAACACAACTTCTTCCGAATCAGATGGAACCACAGGCACTGTAAGTTCTTCACTCCCTGAGATCGAAGACGATCCTGCTTTTAGAGCTTCTACCTGGTTCTCAGATTATGAAGCGATGAAACGAACAGTTCATCTATACAATGAAATCCATCCATTTATCTATGGATTCAAAGGAAGAGAGACAAATAACGGTGATCTTTATTCTCTTTGGGGATCTGCTCAAAAACATGCACGTGTTGCAGAACTTAAATCTCTAAATCCAAAAGTTAAGATCATTCCTACAATTTTCCGTTGGGAAAATAAGAATGAGAAGATCGCTGAAAATATAGGTCTGAATGGTCGTAACGATATTAGAGATAAACATATCCAGAATATACTTTATGAAGTAGATACTTACGGCTTTGACGGTATCGATATAGACTACGAAGGAATGAGCTGCGAGAAGAAGGAGAAGTTTGAAGAGTTCATCGTACTTCTTTCTAAAGAGATCCACAAACGTGGAAAACTTCTTTCTGTTGCAGTCCACCCAAAGACTGCCGCTAAAAAATCCAGTCTAAAAGCATGTAAGGGTTTAAAAGAAAAAATTAATATGGACTTTGCTGAGAATTGGAGAGGTCCAATGACTCACGATTACGCTTTTTTAGCGAAACATGCAGATCGTGTAAAGGTAATGGCCTACGAACTTCATCCTCGTAAGTATAGAAACCCAGGACCTGGACCTCAGGCTCCGAATGTTTGGATCAGAAATATTATTACTTACGCGAAGGAAAGAGTTCCTGCTAAAAAATTATATATGGCTATCCCGACTTACGGGTATGATTGGGCTCTAAATTGTAACGCAAAGATCAAATCTGTATATTGGTCTGACGCATTAAAACGTCAGCAACTTGGTGTAACTAAACAACCTACAAATATCAGTCAAGTTTTAGCAGATAATAAGAACTCAGGTTCTTGGACAAATCTTTCTAAATTCAGCTGGGTTCATGAAGGTAAAACTTACGAAGATCCAAGTATCTGGTACAAATCGGAAGGTTGCGATCGAGTCGCATTTTTCATGAACAGAAAAGCTTTTGAAGAAAAAATGACTCTATTAAGATCTTATGATATTGGTGGATTCTCTTTTTGGCAGTTATTAAAGGATAATGATCCAGGAATCAACGATTACCTTGAGTTATTGGTAACAAATAAACTTCCGCCAGTTCCAAAGGCAAAAGAACCTGTAGTTCCAACTCCGGATGTAAAACAAGCTCCGCCGGAAGAAGGGCAAGAGGAAGCCAAGAACAACGAGGATCTTGTCAAAAAATAA
- a CDS encoding queuosine precursor transporter, whose amino-acid sequence MQFHRPFKLFFVLGSIFITFLLMAEVTGSKWFQVELGSKALTMTLGVIPFPITFIVTDLLNEYYGRRGVRYLTLVGMVMIVLAFFLLQLDMAIPAAGNSPVDDHSFQVVFFNTGQVITGSIVAYLIGQLVDIQVFHLIRKKTKNKLLWLRATGSTIFSQLLDSYVVIFVAYWGTYEFQTLNAISYTNFFYKIFIAIGITPLIYLAHYWIEKYLGEDAHKMAEAALKEGKEEIQPYPG is encoded by the coding sequence ATGCAGTTTCACCGGCCCTTCAAACTATTTTTCGTTTTAGGTTCCATCTTCATAACCTTCCTTTTGATGGCAGAGGTAACTGGCTCTAAATGGTTCCAAGTGGAGCTCGGCAGCAAAGCATTAACCATGACCTTGGGTGTAATTCCCTTCCCAATCACATTTATCGTAACGGACCTTCTAAATGAGTATTACGGAAGAAGAGGTGTAAGATATCTTACCTTAGTTGGAATGGTGATGATCGTTTTGGCATTCTTTCTCCTTCAATTGGACATGGCCATTCCTGCCGCTGGAAATTCACCTGTGGACGATCACTCCTTTCAGGTAGTATTCTTTAATACAGGGCAAGTAATTACAGGCTCCATAGTTGCCTACTTAATTGGGCAGCTTGTGGATATCCAAGTCTTCCATTTGATCCGCAAGAAGACCAAAAACAAACTTCTTTGGTTGAGAGCCACAGGTTCTACAATCTTCTCCCAGTTACTGGATTCTTATGTCGTTATCTTTGTGGCTTATTGGGGAACTTATGAATTCCAAACACTGAATGCGATCTCATACACAAACTTCTTTTATAAAATCTTCATTGCGATCGGGATTACACCTCTCATCTATCTGGCCCATTACTGGATCGAAAAATATCTAGGGGAAGATGCTCACAAAATGGCAGAGGCTGCCTTGAAAGAAGGAAAGGAAGAAATCCAACCCTATCCAGGTTAG